The Solanum lycopersicum chromosome 6, SLM_r2.1 genome has a window encoding:
- the LOC101264637 gene encoding aspartic proteinase Asp1 isoform X3, producing the protein MKGPKEKDYLYYQVTLEVGRPPKPYFFDIDTGSDLTWLQCDAPCAKCSPAPHNLYKPHRNVVTCKDPVCTSLHWPESHPCHDPNEQCDYEVAYADSGSSLGVLVKDTFVLRFTNGSTAAPHLIFGCGYSQEVPVSTHSPFTDGVLGLAYGKSSIISQLSGLGYIRNVVGHCLSAQGGGFLFFGDDVLPSSEIAWRPIEQTSSEKHYSLGPAELLFDGQATGIKSLPIIFDSGSTFTYFSSKAYDIFLSSIKKNINAKQLTDATDDKSLPVCWSGSKPFKSVNDATIYFKPFTLSFMKAKNVKFQLLPEAYLIVTEHGNVCLGILNGTEVGLENHNLIGDISLLDKMVIYDNEKKQIGWHPANCNKFPISRDHGEDYYDAYPANIGLNKGTCPAKFDSLKQKQK; encoded by the exons ATGAAAGGACCAAAAGAAAAGGattattt GTATTATCAAGTGACACTTGAGGTTGGCCGACCCCCCAAACCTTACTTTTTCGATATAGACACTGGTAGTGACCTAACTTGGCTGCAGTGTGATGCACCTTGTGCAAAATGCTCCCCG GCCCCTCACAATCTTTACAAACCACATAGAAATGTTGTCACATGTAAGGATCCTGTATGCACGTCCCTTCACTGGCCTGAGAGCCATCCTTGTCACGACCCTAATGAGCAATGCGACTATGAGGTTGCGTATGCAGATAGTGGTTCATCCTTGGGAGTGCTGGTTAAAGACACATTTGTACTAAGATTCACCAATGGTAGCACTGCTGCTCCTCATCTAATATTTGG TTGTGGTTACAGTCAAGAAGTGCCAGTTTCTACTCATTCACCTTTTACAGATGGAGTTCTTGGTCTTGCCTATGGAAAATCAAGCATCATATCGCAATTGAGTGGCTTGGGTTATATCAGAAATGTAGTTGGTCACTGTTTGAGTGCGCAAGGTGGAGGGTTTCTTTTCTTCGGTGATGATGTTCTTCCCTCTTCTGAAATTGCTTGGAGACCAATAGAGCAAACATCTTCGGA AAAGCACTACTCTTTGGGACCAGCAGAGCTCTTATTTGACGGGCAGGCCACAGGAATCAAGAGTCTTCCAATTATTTTTGACAGTGGAAGTACCTTCACTTACTTTAGTTCGAAAGCTTATGATATTTTTCTATCTTCG ataaagaaaaacataaatgcAAAGCAGCTGACTGATGCAACGGATGACAAAAGCCTTCCCGTCTGCTGGAGTGGTTCCAAGCCCTTCAAATCTGTTAATGATGCCACGATCTACTTCAAGCCGTTTACACTGAGTTTCATGAAAGCCAAGAATGTTAAATTTCAGCTTCTGCCTGAGGCCTATCTTATTGTTACT GAGCATGGTAATGTATGCCTGGGAATACTGAACGGTACAGAAGTCGGATTAGAAAATCATAATCTGATTGGAG ATATTTCTCTACTAGACAAAATGGTGATATACGATAACGAGAAAAAACAGATTGGATGGCATCCAGCAAACTGCAACAAGTTTCC CATCAGTCGTGACCATGGCGAAGATTATTATGATGCATACCCTGCCAACATAGGACTAAACAAAGGGACATGCCCTGCGAAGTTTGACTCTTTGAAGCAGAAGCAGAAATAA
- the LOC101264637 gene encoding aspartic proteinase Asp1 isoform X2: MEEAVKIWFFSCVPSSWKCVSCWVFLSFFLMYYQVTLEVGRPPKPYFFDIDTGSDLTWLQCDAPCAKCSPAPHNLYKPHRNVVTCKDPVCTSLHWPESHPCHDPNEQCDYEVAYADSGSSLGVLVKDTFVLRFTNGSTAAPHLIFGCGYSQEVPVSTHSPFTDGVLGLAYGKSSIISQLSGLGYIRNVVGHCLSAQGGGFLFFGDDVLPSSEIAWRPIEQTSSEKHYSLGPAELLFDGQATGIKSLPIIFDSGSTFTYFSSKAYDIFLSSIKKNINAKQLTDATDDKSLPVCWSGSKPFKSVNDATIYFKPFTLSFMKAKNVKFQLLPEAYLIVTEHGNVCLGILNGTEVGLENHNLIGDISLLDKMVIYDNEKKQIGWHPANCNKFPISRDHGEDYYDAYPANIGLNKGTCPAKFDSLKQKQK; encoded by the exons GTATTATCAAGTGACACTTGAGGTTGGCCGACCCCCCAAACCTTACTTTTTCGATATAGACACTGGTAGTGACCTAACTTGGCTGCAGTGTGATGCACCTTGTGCAAAATGCTCCCCG GCCCCTCACAATCTTTACAAACCACATAGAAATGTTGTCACATGTAAGGATCCTGTATGCACGTCCCTTCACTGGCCTGAGAGCCATCCTTGTCACGACCCTAATGAGCAATGCGACTATGAGGTTGCGTATGCAGATAGTGGTTCATCCTTGGGAGTGCTGGTTAAAGACACATTTGTACTAAGATTCACCAATGGTAGCACTGCTGCTCCTCATCTAATATTTGG TTGTGGTTACAGTCAAGAAGTGCCAGTTTCTACTCATTCACCTTTTACAGATGGAGTTCTTGGTCTTGCCTATGGAAAATCAAGCATCATATCGCAATTGAGTGGCTTGGGTTATATCAGAAATGTAGTTGGTCACTGTTTGAGTGCGCAAGGTGGAGGGTTTCTTTTCTTCGGTGATGATGTTCTTCCCTCTTCTGAAATTGCTTGGAGACCAATAGAGCAAACATCTTCGGA AAAGCACTACTCTTTGGGACCAGCAGAGCTCTTATTTGACGGGCAGGCCACAGGAATCAAGAGTCTTCCAATTATTTTTGACAGTGGAAGTACCTTCACTTACTTTAGTTCGAAAGCTTATGATATTTTTCTATCTTCG ataaagaaaaacataaatgcAAAGCAGCTGACTGATGCAACGGATGACAAAAGCCTTCCCGTCTGCTGGAGTGGTTCCAAGCCCTTCAAATCTGTTAATGATGCCACGATCTACTTCAAGCCGTTTACACTGAGTTTCATGAAAGCCAAGAATGTTAAATTTCAGCTTCTGCCTGAGGCCTATCTTATTGTTACT GAGCATGGTAATGTATGCCTGGGAATACTGAACGGTACAGAAGTCGGATTAGAAAATCATAATCTGATTGGAG ATATTTCTCTACTAGACAAAATGGTGATATACGATAACGAGAAAAAACAGATTGGATGGCATCCAGCAAACTGCAACAAGTTTCC CATCAGTCGTGACCATGGCGAAGATTATTATGATGCATACCCTGCCAACATAGGACTAAACAAAGGGACATGCCCTGCGAAGTTTGACTCTTTGAAGCAGAAGCAGAAATAA